The region CAATTGAACGCTTACCAAAGCGCCTGGGAGTTTATGTGAAGTTAGTCGTGCGGTTGCTGGCGCGGGGATGGACACGTGCCTTGTATATAGTCAGTATTCACTGACGCAAGCCAATGCTTGCTTACTTAAAAGGCGCGGACAAATGCCCGCGCCAGCAGCCACGCATCACTGTTTCTCCAGCTTTTTCAACTCGTTCTGGATATACGCCTTCGACAGCCAGTTCGTACCCATCATTACGCCCTCAATGTTTTTGGTCTGGCTGATGTCTTTCAGCGGGTTTCCACTGAGTAACACCAGGTCCGATACATTTCCCGTCTTCACGACGCCCCAATCGGGTTTGTTCAGGTAAGATGCCACGTTGACCGTGCCCGTCCGCAGGGTTTCGTAGGGCGTCAGTCCGGCGTCGACCATGTATTTCATTTCGTGGTGGATGGAGAAGCCGGGCACATTGAAAATCTGGGGCGCATCGGAGCCTAACAGAATATCGACGCCGTTTTTCTGGCATTCATAGATGAGCTTCCGGCGAATCTGAATCAGTTTTTCGGCATGTTCTTTCGAGAAGTTTGGATTGGCGAGGTAGCTTTTTTTGGTATTCTCCCAGCTTGTAACCTGCTCCGGTTTCATATACTTCATTTCGGGGTCGTTCGTAAACGCATCGGCGGGTAAGGGCGAGAGCCAGCGTTCGGCCAGAGCCTGCGTGGGCACGACTCGGACATGCTTATCGCGCAGACCCTTTACAAGTTTGGGAATCTGCGAGGCATCGGCCCGGTAGGCGATCCAGGACGCAAACAGGCCGGTTTCGGGTTCGGCCAGCGTATCCGAACGGGGAACGATGGCCTCCACAAATCCGTCCATATGGTCGATGGACGAGTACTCCGCATCAATTGCCCGCCAGACACCCACATTGAACGACACGTGGCCTACAAAAGGAATACCGACTTCGTGCGCCGTTTTGGCAATGGCCGGGAACGTCTCTTTGGTGAGTCCCGGATGCAGTTTGAGAAAATCATAACCAGCCGCTTTCTGCTCGCGAACCATCTGGGCACCCCGCTCGGCGGTCTTCACGGTTTGCCCGTTGAATGATGGGCCGGTGGCGTAAAAATGTGGCCCCAGAATTTCACCGCTGTTGATCTTACTGCGAAGTTCCAGATGGCGGGGGTGGCCCAGCATACCCCGAATGGTCGTAATGCCGTTGGCCAGATACAGCATCAGTACCTCTTTCATGGGCTCGATATCGTCGATGGGCGGCACGTGGGCGTGAATTTCAGCCCAGCCCGGCGTCAGGTATTTCCCTTTGGCGTCAATCACCAGCGCATCTTTGCTGACAGCTACTTTTCCAGCCGTACCCAGGGCGGCTATCCGGCCGTTCCGCACCACAACCGTCTGATTTTCGAGCACGCGCTCGCGGTCCATGGGGATCACATTGACGGATTTGAATACAATGTCGCGCTGGCCATTGCTGATTAGGGCCTGGGCCGAAAGCGCAGCACACGAAGCGAGAAGCAGGATGATGAATAGAAGCAGGTGTTTCATAAAGTAAATAAGTTAGTCGTAGGTTTACGTGTACCCACGGGCGGGCCCGTGGGTACAAATGAGGCCATCAAATTGCCTAAATCGTTGAACCTATTGCCGTTGGTTCTGATTGGGAGTAATAAGCTGCCCTGTAAATTTATTCATTCATTCCGGATTCACCCGACACAAACCAAATCACTTCATGAAAATCAAAGCAATTATAACCGGTGCTACGGGCATGGTAGGCGAAGGCGTCCTGCACGAATGTTTACAGCAACCCGAGGTAGAAGCGGTACTGCTCATCAACCGCAACCCCAGTGGTGTATCGCACCCAAAAGTCAGCGAGATTATTCACAAAGATTTCTTCGATCTGTCGTCCATCGAATCGCAACTGAGCGGGTACAACGCCTGCTTTTTCTGCCTGGGGGTATCGTCGGTAGGAATGAAGGAGGACGAATACCGGCACCTGACCTACGACCTGACGCTACACGTAGCCGAAACGCTGGCCCGGCTCAATCCCGATATGACCTTTGGTTATATCTCGGGCGCAGGAACCGACAGCACCGAACAGGGACGCAGCATGTGGGCGCGGGTGAAAGGTGCTACCGAGAATGCCCTGATGCGGCTGCCGTTCAAGAAAGCGTATATGTTTCGGCCGGGCTTCATGAAACCAACCCCCGGTCTGAAAAACACGCTGGTCTATTATAAATACATCAACTGGCTGTATCCTATCGGCCGGGCGCTTTACCCGGCGGGCTTTTCAACCTTGCAGGAACTGGCGCTGGCCATGATAAAGTCGGTCAGTGTTGGCTATGAAAAGTCAATTCTGGAAGTAAAGGATATTGTCGATCTGGCAAAGCGGTAGGATTTGCTGGCTACCCATG is a window of Spirosoma linguale DSM 74 DNA encoding:
- a CDS encoding conserved hypothetical protein (KEGG: mms:mma_1622 hypothetical protein), translating into MKIKAIITGATGMVGEGVLHECLQQPEVEAVLLINRNPSGVSHPKVSEIIHKDFFDLSSIESQLSGYNACFFCLGVSSVGMKEDEYRHLTYDLTLHVAETLARLNPDMTFGYISGAGTDSTEQGRSMWARVKGATENALMRLPFKKAYMFRPGFMKPTPGLKNTLVYYKYINWLYPIGRALYPAGFSTLQELALAMIKSVSVGYEKSILEVKDIVDLAKR
- a CDS encoding amidohydrolase (PFAM: amidohydrolase~KEGG: ilo:IL0044 amidohydrolase), translated to MKHLLLFIILLLASCAALSAQALISNGQRDIVFKSVNVIPMDRERVLENQTVVVRNGRIAALGTAGKVAVSKDALVIDAKGKYLTPGWAEIHAHVPPIDDIEPMKEVLMLYLANGITTIRGMLGHPRHLELRSKINSGEILGPHFYATGPSFNGQTVKTAERGAQMVREQKAAGYDFLKLHPGLTKETFPAIAKTAHEVGIPFVGHVSFNVGVWRAIDAEYSSIDHMDGFVEAIVPRSDTLAEPETGLFASWIAYRADASQIPKLVKGLRDKHVRVVPTQALAERWLSPLPADAFTNDPEMKYMKPEQVTSWENTKKSYLANPNFSKEHAEKLIQIRRKLIYECQKNGVDILLGSDAPQIFNVPGFSIHHEMKYMVDAGLTPYETLRTGTVNVASYLNKPDWGVVKTGNVSDLVLLSGNPLKDISQTKNIEGVMMGTNWLSKAYIQNELKKLEKQ